A portion of the Carya illinoinensis cultivar Pawnee chromosome 11, C.illinoinensisPawnee_v1, whole genome shotgun sequence genome contains these proteins:
- the LOC122282249 gene encoding UPF0134 protein MPN_137-like: MTSQLTRSRPSGSHSSSLTPSTSALDFNDLNIQSILDYLSHIHACLDHINTWFDSLDARVDCIEAHLDCRIDSLDDHLDTICTHVVRINTRFDSLDGRLDSMDGRLDSLDNLRDSMDTRMGNL, encoded by the coding sequence ATGACTTCACAGCTGACTCGTTCTAGACCATCTGGCTCTCACTCATCTAGCTTGACACCATCTACTTCTGCACTAGACTTTAATGACCTGAACATACAGTCCATACTTGATTATTTGAGTCACATCCATGCTTGTCTTGATCACATCAATACTTGGTTTGATAGTTTGGATGCTCGAGTAGATTGCATCGAGGCTCATCTCGATTGTCGCATTGATAGCTTGGATGATCATCTAGATACCATCTGTACTCATGTTGTTCGCATCAATACTCGCTTTGATAGTCTGGACGGTCGTTTGGATAGCATGGATGGTCGTTTAGATAGTCTGGACAATCTTCGAGATAGCATGGACACTCGCATGGGCAACCTCTAA